The genomic interval GAGCCCATCGAGCTCGCCAACGTTCCCGCGGTGCGCGATCTGCGCACCATGCAGCGCCTCCTCGAGCATCTCGGCATGGCGATCGAGGAGCTCGACGACGACGTCTTGCGCTTTCGCCGCGCCGGCGACTACAGCAGCCCCGACGAGGCGCCCTATGAGCTGGTCAAGACCATGCGGGCGAGCGTCCTGGTGTTGGGTCCGCTGGTCGCCCGCCAGGGTCATGCCCGAGTTTCCCTCCCCGGCGGCTGCGCCATCGGGGTGCGGCCGATCGATCAACACCTCAAGGGACTGGAAGCCCTCGGTGCAGAGATCGAGCTCGACCACGGCTATGTCACGGTGACCGCCGAAAAACTGCGGGGAGCGCGCTTTCGCTTCACCACGCTGACCGTCGGAGGCACCGAGAATCTGCTCATGGCGGCGGTGCTCGCCGAAGGCACCACGGTGCTCGAAAACTGTGCCCGGGAGCCCGAGATCATCGATCTCGCCCGCTTGCTCCAGGCGATGGGCGCAGAGATCGTCGGCGCCGGCGAGAGCACCATCACGATCCACGGCGTGCGCCAGCTCGGCACGGCCCGCCACGACATCATTCCGGACCGCATCGAGGCCGGCACCTATCTGATCGGCGCCGCCCTCACCTCCGGCGACGTCCGGGTCGAAGGCGCCCGAACCGCCGATCTGGCGCCGCTGATGGAAAAACTGGCCGAGGCCGGCGCCACCGTCGAGGGCGACGCCGGCGGCATCCGAGTGCGCGGTAACGGCGGCCTCCACCCCACCACCGTCGAAACCGAGCCCCATCCCGGCTTTCCGACCGACCTCCAGGCCCAGTACATGGCGCTGCTCACCCGCACCGAGGGCGTTTCCCGGGTTCGCGAGCTGGTCTTCGAGAATCGCTTTCAGCACGTCCCGGAGCTCAATCGCATGGGCGCGGACATCCGGGTGGAAGGCAACACGGCGAGCGTTCACGGTCCAACCCCGTTGACCGGAGCCCACGTCATGGCCACCGACCTGCGGGCCTCGGCGAGCCTGGTGCTGGCCGGAGTCGCCGCCGAGGGCGAAACCGAGGTGCACCGCATCTACCACCTCGATCGCGGCTACTCGCGCATGGAATCGAAGTTGCAGGCTCTTGGAGCCCAGGTGGAGCGCTTCGACGTTCCGATGGGCCAGTAGAGCCCGGCACTCCACCGCCTACGGAGCGGAGGGGACCTTGCAGTCATCGGGTTTCGATTCTTGGCAGGAAACGCTGTCGGCCTACCGATCGGTCATCGCGACCGGTCTCTGGCTGGCGCTGACGGTGGCGGCACCGAGCGGCCCCGTCGGCGCCAATCCGTCTCCCGGCGACCCTCGACCGGCCCTCGTCGAGCTACAAATCGATGGCCGCTACGAAGAGGCCCTCGAAGTCACCTCGATCACCCTGCGGGAAGACCCCCGCAACAGCCACCGGCTGGGCCTCGACTATCTGCGCGGCCATCTCCTCGACCGCCTCTGCCGCACCCCGCTGGCGGCGGAAGCCTTCGCCCAGGCGATGTCCAACTCGCCCCACCTCGAGATGTACAGTCGCTTCCGACTGGCCCGGGCCCAGGAGCAGTCGGGCCATCCGGAGGTCGCCGCCGGCCTCATCGCCTCGGTGGTGGCGGCGGCTCCGGCGACCCTGGTCGAGCCGGCCGTCGACCTGCTCCACCGCACGGTCTTGACCGGCGGCGATTGCCGCCTGCTGCGCGGTATCGGGCGTCAGCGGCTGCCCGAGCGCAGCCGGCGCCAGCTCACCGTCACCGACGGCCGCTGCGCCGAACGTCGCGGCGACGAAGCCGCCGCCCTCGAGCTCTATCAAGGATTGCTGCGCGAAAAGCGCGACGACGACCCGGCCCGCCAGGCGGCTCAACGGCTGCAGGATCTCCTCCCGAAGCCCCCGGCCTCGGATCTCGCCCTGGTGCTCGGCAAGACCTTCCACTGGCATCGCCACTTCGACCAGGCGATCGAGCTGCTCGCGCCGGTGGTGCGAGAGTTCGCCCAAAACCTCTCGGTCGACCAGTTCGAGACCGGCTACACCCACATCCGCAGCTACTTCTGGCAGGAAAACTATCGTTCCGCCGCCAACGGTTTCGGCGCTCTGGCGGAGCGCATCGCGGTGCCCGTGCGCCGGGCCCAGGCGCTCTACCAACAGGGCCGCTCCCTCGAGCTGCGCGGCCAGTGGTCGGCCGCCAGCCGCACCTATCGCCAGGCCTACCGCGCCGATCCCACCGGCCGATGGTCCGCCGCCGCCCTGATCGGCGCCCTGCGCCTGGAATGGCGCGGCGGCCGCGAGGAGTCGAGCCTCGATCTCCTCGACCTGCTCGCCTCGCGCCGCCAGTGGACTCGGGTGATGGCCCGCGCCGGCGTTTTCCTGGCCGCTTCCGATCTGGTGCGAGGACGCCGCGACCGCGCCGGCCACTGGCTCGACCTGGCGGAACGGGACGCCGCCCGCAACGCCGTCGAGATCGCCTACTGGCGAGGCCGACTCGCCGAGCTCGACGGCGATCTGCCGGCGGCGGTGCGACGCTACCTGCGCGCCCAAGAGCTCGACCTCTACCATCCGATCGCACAAGAAGCCCGCAAGCGCCTGCGCTCGAACGCCCTGGCCGCGGCCAGCCAGGCCGCCGGCCGCACCCTCGCCGCCTCCGACCGCAGCGACGACCTGTTCGCCGCCTGGCTCCTGCTCGGCAACGACGGCCTCGGGGGAGAGGCCCGCCAGCGCCTGATGGCTCGCTACGCCAAGGACCGCATCGCCGCGCCGATCCTGGCGGTCGCCGAGCAGCCGGTGCGTCGCTGGCCGCTCTGGCAGGGTTCCATGCGGACCTCCGAAAACCAGCTCCTCGCCCTCGGTATCTGGCAGGAAGGTCGGGCCGCCATCGATGAGCACTTCCCGACCAGCGATCCGAGCCTGGCCTTCACCGGCGCCGTGCTGCTGAACCGAGCCGGACGCACCGACCGCGCCATCGTGCGCGCCGACCACCTGCGGCGGCGAGTCTCCGATCGGGTGCCGGAGGTCTTTCTGCCGGAGCGCTTGCGGCGGCTCCTCTACCCCTTTGCCCACGGTGACCTCCTCGCCACCCAGGGCAAGAAGTTCGGTGTCGACCCCTATTTGCTGGCGGCCGTGATCCGCGAAGAGAGCCGCTTCGATCCGCAAGCTCTGTCCGCCGCCTCGGCCCGTGGGTTGACCCAGTTCGTCGCCCCAACGGCGCGTCGCATCGGTGAGGACATCGGCCTCGGTCCGCTGCAGCCGGACGACCTCTATCGCCCCG from Acidobacteriota bacterium carries:
- a CDS encoding lytic transglycosylase domain-containing protein produces the protein MQSSGFDSWQETLSAYRSVIATGLWLALTVAAPSGPVGANPSPGDPRPALVELQIDGRYEEALEVTSITLREDPRNSHRLGLDYLRGHLLDRLCRTPLAAEAFAQAMSNSPHLEMYSRFRLARAQEQSGHPEVAAGLIASVVAAAPATLVEPAVDLLHRTVLTGGDCRLLRGIGRQRLPERSRRQLTVTDGRCAERRGDEAAALELYQGLLREKRDDDPARQAAQRLQDLLPKPPASDLALVLGKTFHWHRHFDQAIELLAPVVREFAQNLSVDQFETGYTHIRSYFWQENYRSAANGFGALAERIAVPVRRAQALYQQGRSLELRGQWSAASRTYRQAYRADPTGRWSAAALIGALRLEWRGGREESSLDLLDLLASRRQWTRVMARAGVFLAASDLVRGRRDRAGHWLDLAERDAARNAVEIAYWRGRLAELDGDLPAAVRRYLRAQELDLYHPIAQEARKRLRSNALAAASQAAGRTLAASDRSDDLFAAWLLLGNDGLGGEARQRLMARYAKDRIAAPILAVAEQPVRRWPLWQGSMRTSENQLLALGIWQEGRAAIDEHFPTSDPSLAFTGAVLLNRAGRTDRAIVRADHLRRRVSDRVPEVFLPERLRRLLYPFAHGDLLATQGKKFGVDPYLLAAVIREESRFDPQALSAASARGLTQFVAPTARRIGEDIGLGPLQPDDLYRPDIAIPLGAAYLQGLLDRARGATHIAVASYNAGEPQARLWRSYCYSPEPAEYFSKVSFRETRGYLRKVLSSWAQYREIYRADLAGS
- the murA gene encoding UDP-N-acetylglucosamine 1-carboxyvinyltransferase; the protein is MERFRIVGPTRLEGTIRASGAKNAALPALAATLLSDEPIELANVPAVRDLRTMQRLLEHLGMAIEELDDDVLRFRRAGDYSSPDEAPYELVKTMRASVLVLGPLVARQGHARVSLPGGCAIGVRPIDQHLKGLEALGAEIELDHGYVTVTAEKLRGARFRFTTLTVGGTENLLMAAVLAEGTTVLENCAREPEIIDLARLLQAMGAEIVGAGESTITIHGVRQLGTARHDIIPDRIEAGTYLIGAALTSGDVRVEGARTADLAPLMEKLAEAGATVEGDAGGIRVRGNGGLHPTTVETEPHPGFPTDLQAQYMALLTRTEGVSRVRELVFENRFQHVPELNRMGADIRVEGNTASVHGPTPLTGAHVMATDLRASASLVLAGVAAEGETEVHRIYHLDRGYSRMESKLQALGAQVERFDVPMGQ